CGGCCTCGTACTTCATCGGGCCCATCGCCGCGTTCGGGCCGACGGTGAAGCCGGCGACGGTCGGCAGCTTGCAGCCCACCCGGTACTGCTCGGCGGCCTCGTCCATCGCGAAGCCCTGCCCGACGAGCATGAAGTCCTGCTTGCAGGACTCCTGCACCACCTTCGCGGACTGCATGTAGGCGGCGTCGTACTGGTTGCCCTTGATCTTGCGCCCGTTGATGCCGCCCTGCCCGTTGCACCACTCGATCATGGCGCTGACGGCGTCGCCCATCTCCTTGGACAGGCCGGGCGCGGAGGTGAAGCCGCGGTCGTCGCCGAACCCGATCGCGATCTGGTCGTCGGTGACGCCCTGGTCGGTCTCGCCCTTGGCGTCGCCCGGCCCGCACGGCGAGGGCAGCGTCCCGAACGCCTTGGCGCCCGCGCCCGCGCTCGCGCCGCCGCCTGGACCGTTCCCGGCGGCCGTCCCGTCGGTGCCCGAGCGGTCGCTGGCACAGGACGTCGTGACGAGCGCGACCGCTAGGGCTCCCGCCGCGAGGCGTCCGATCTTGTCGACCTTCATACGGACGTGCTCCTTTCACCGGCGCGCGCGAACGCGGCCGGTGGCATGGGGTGGGTTGAGATGGGGTGGTGGGGTGTTGTCAGGCGGGGGGCGTGGTCTGGGTCGCCGCCGGTTCAGCCGAAGTGGGCCTGGCCGCCGTCAAGCGGGATGGTGGCTCCGGTGAGGTAGCGCATGGCGGGCTGGACGAGCGCTGCCACGGCCCTGCCGATGTCGTCCTCGCAGTCGCCGATGTAGCCGAGGGGAATCGTCTTGCGGAACTCCTCGGCCTCCTCGGGGTTCGTCTCCGCCCACCACTTCAGCCCGGGAGACAGGGCGTGCGGGGCGATGCTGTTGGCGCGGATCCCGTCCGGCCCCCACTCGGCGGCGGCCGTGCGGGTCAGCGACCGCAGCGCCTGCTTGGCGGCCGCGTAGGCGCCGAACGTGCTGGGGTCCCAGCGGACCATGGCGGAGGTGACGAGGTTGACGATGCTGCCGCCGCCGCGCGCCTTCATGTGCGGGTGGCACGCCTTCATGAACGCGAACGCGGCGAACGGACCGGTCGTGAACCCCTTCCGGAACGCGCGGTCGCTCATCTCCAGGAGCGGCCCGTAGGCGCCGGAGTAGGCGTTGTTGACGAGGACGTCGATGCCGCCGAACGCCTCGGCGACGCGCCCGACCACGGCGGGGATCGCCTCGGTGTCGGCGACGTCGCACTCGAACGCCTCGGCCTCGGCGCCGCGCGCCCGGACCAGCTCGCACGTGGCGTCGAGCTTGGCCCGCGTCCTGCCGAGCACGGCGACCGCCGCGCCCTCCGACGCCAGCGCGAGGGCGATGCCCTGCCCGACGCCCTGTCCCGCTCCGGTCACGATCGCGACCTTGCCGCTGAGGCTTCCCATGAAACGACTCCGCTCAGTCCTGCTTCGCGCCCAGCCCGGTCATCTCGCCGCACGCGGCGGGTACCGGGCTGAATCAGTCCTGGTGAGGGCCCATGGTGATGTGATGGGGACCACGTGAAGGGACCAGTCCCGCTCACCGGGAATTACCTCGACCGGGGGTGCGGGCGGCGGTCCCGCTGAGCGGAATGCCCTGGTGAAGCCCGTGGTGGGGCGGCCGACAATGAGCGCGTCCGGCGAGGAGGAGGGGTCCCCATGGAGATCGTCCGGCAGCTGACCGGTCCCGGCGGCGAGTTCGAGCTGCGGGAGGAGGAGGTGCTCGGCGCCCGGATCCCGGTGTTCGCGAACCGCGCCCGCAGCCTCGGCGAGGTGCTCGTCCGCTCCGCGTCCCACGGCGACCGCGACTACATCGTCACCGCGGACCGGCGGCTGAGCTTCGCCGAGCACGCCGCCGCCGTCGCCTCCATGGCGAAGGCGCTGCGCGACGACCTCGGCGTGCGCCCCGGTGACCGCATCGCGATCGACGCCGCCAACAGCCCCGAGTGGATCGTCTCGTTCTGGGCGGCGATCGCCGCCGGGGCCGTCGCGGTCGGCTACAACGCCTGGTGGGCGCCCCGCGAGATCGAGTACGCCCTCGGGCACACCGACCCGAAGGTCGTCATCGCCGACGAGAAGCGCGCCGCGCTGATCTCCGAGGACGTGCTGACGATGGAGCGGGACGTCCCGTCGCTGACCCGCCGCTACACCGGCGCCGTCCTGGAGCCGCCGCAGGTGGCCGAGGACGACCCGGCGGTCATCCTCTACACCAGCGGCACGTCGGGCCGGCCCAAGGGGGCCGTCCACTCGCACCGGAACCTGACCTCGGTGATCGAGTACCACCGCTTCAACGACGCCCTGATGCGCGCCTTCGGCGACCCGGTGGACCCCGCGTCCCGCCGCTACCTGCTGGCGCTGCCGCTGTTCCACATCGCGTGCCTGCACAACCTCGCCGTGCCCCGGCTCGCCACCGGCACCGCCGTGATCATGCATGAGGGCGGCTTCGACGTGGACAGGGTCCTCGCCCTCATCGAGCGCGAGCGCGTGACGAACTGGGGCGCCGTCCCCACCATGGCGAACCGGATGATCGAGCACGGCGACCTGTCGAAGTACGACGTCTCCTCGCTCACGGCGTTCTCGCTGGCCACCGCGCCGTCCTCACCGGCGTTCAAGGAGCGGCTGCGCGCGGTGTTCCCGCCCGCGAAGGGCGGGCTGGTCGACAGCTACGGCCTCACCGAGTCGTGCACCGGCGTGTCCACCGCCACCCCCGCCGACCTGGAGGAGTCTCCGGGGACGCTCGGCCGCCCGTCGGTCGGGGTGCAGCTGGAGATCCGCGACCCGGCCAACAAGGCGCTCCCCGACGGCGTCGAGGGCGAGGTCTGCGTCCGCAGCGCCTACAACATGGTCGGCTACTGGCGTGATCCCGAGGCCACCGCCCGCGCGTTCGACGCCGACCGCTGGCTGCACACCGGCGACATCGGCATGATGGAGCAGGGGCGGCTGCGGCTCACCACACGCCGATCCGACCTGATCATCCGCGGCGGCGAGAACGTCTACCCGGCGGAGATCGAGAACGTCCTCGCCGAGTACCCGGGGCTGCGCGAGTGCATCGTCATCGGCGTCCCCCACCCCGACCTCGGCCAGGAGGTCGCCGCGGTCGCCGTCTTCGCCGGCGCCCCGCCCGCCGCCGAGGAGCTGGCGGACTTCGCCCGCGAGCGGCTCGCCTACTTCAAGGTCCCGTCCCGCTGGCACGTCACCACCGACCCCCTCCCCCGCAACGCGACCGGAAAGGTCCTCCGCAAACAGGTCGAGACCGACGTTCTCTGATCCGCCCGGCCGCCGGGAGAGATCCCGGCGGCGGACGTTCAGCCGGCCGCCGCTTCGACGGGGGCCGGGCGGCCGAGCCGTTCGGCCTGGAAGTCCTCCCAGGTGTGCGTGCCCCGGTCGGCGCCTTCGATGGAGAGGTTGTCGCCGGTGCGGTACGCGCGCCCGGCCTTCCCCGGGATGCGGACCGGCATCGTCGCGCGGTGCTTGCCGCTCCCGCGCAGGTAGCCGCGGATGAGCGTGCCGATCGGGAACACCCTGGGACCGGCCAGGTCGGGGACGCGGCCCGCCGGTTCGCCGAGCGCCCGCGCGGAGACAGTCGTCCGCAAGCTGTTTTCGGGCACAGCAAAGTTCCCCTCATTGCCGTTGCGGCGAATACGAACGAGGGGTCCGCCTGGCACAGAATTCAACAATTCCTCATTCAAATGAATGACATCGAGCCGAATTCTGGATCGGGCACACGAAAGGTGCTCCGACGCTCGCCACGGTGGGCGGGCGCCGGAGCCGGTACCAAGACCGCGGTTTCCGCGGTCATCTATGAGAGCGCCACCACTACTGATGGCGTCCTTCTCAGGCAGGTACTACCCGTGCGGGCAGCTGCCCTTCGGGGCACGACAAATGGGGCACTCGTCGGGCTTCATGGCCTTACCTCCGTTTGAAGACTTATCAACAGCGCTTCGCTGCCGACAATGTGAACCGTACCCGAACAATGGATTACGGCAACACGGTGTGAGTCAGAACACAATTGAGATCGATGTCAGCTTGATGACCTTGGAAACCAACGGATAGATAACTCGTCAACACGCTTGCCGTCGTTCTCCAGAAGCAGAACCTAAGATGCCCTGGGCATGCGACTGCTAGCATCCGCGCCGCCCGTCGTGGCCAATCAGACCCGATCCGTGATTGGCTCCCCACGGAGGGTGACAGCAATTCTTCGGTTCGGCGTCCGTTGGAGTCAGGCGGAACGTCGGCCTGACACGCCCCGCCGGCGTTCGCCTACTGGCGCCAGGCGCCGACCACGTCGTCAGGGTCCCAGCTCAGGGCGACGTCACCGGTGAAGTCCGTGCCGGAGAGCGACACCACGACGAGACCCGCGACCGCCGGGTCCAGGCCCGGGATCTCGTTCGCGGCTCGGCGGAGGTCCGCCAGGTCGCGGTCGTCGAACGGGCCGTTGAGCCATTTGATCGAGCCGGCGAAGTGGATCCGGTTCGCCACGGGGGCGCGGTCGGCGCCGACGAGGTCGACCTCCGGGTCGAAGCGGCGGTTCCACCAGCCGCCGACCGCGCCGAGGTCCGGCCAGGGCAGGTCCGACAACTCCAGAGCCTGCCGGACGAGCGGTTCCACGGCCCGGCCTCGCCAGGACGTCCAGCGGCGCTCGATCAGGCGGAAGCCCGCCTCCGGCCGTCCCCGGCGGGCCTGCTCGTGGGCCGCCCGGAGGACCGCCAGGTAGAGGCGCAGGTTGCTGTCGGCGATCCGGTAAAGGGCGGGCCTGCCGGACTTCGCGGAGAGGGGATGCTCCTCGGCCAGGACGCGCTTCTCCCTGGTCAGCCGGCGCAGGAGAGGCGACAGGGTCCCGGACGGGAGCGCCTCGCCGCGACCGCCGGCCGCCGCGGCGATGTCGGCGTGCGTCCGGTCGCCCGAGCCGATGGCCTCCAGCACGCGCCGCGCCGTGTCGGGGTTGGGAAACTCCGCCAGAAGGGACGCCTCCGGCACGCCGAACAGGGCCGCGGCAGGGTCGGCGCACTCGTCGCGCATGAAGTCCAGCGCGGGCGTGGCATGGGGCCAGGTCCGGACGATGCCCGGAAGCCCTCCGGAGACCAGGTGCGCGTCGATGGCGTCGGCGGCGCCGAGCCCGAGCGCCTGGCCCACGTCGGCCGGGTTCAGCGGGCCGAGCACCAGGTTGTCGGCCCGCCCGTAGAAGGGGCGGTCGTACGCGGTGAGGCGCTCCATCATGTGCAGGTCGCTGCCGAGGAGCAGGAGCAGGACCGGCTTGGACGACAGCAACCGATCCCACGCGGTCTGAAGCGCGCCGTCGAACACGGGGTCCTGCTCGGCGAGCCAGGGCAGTTCGTCCAGCACGACGATGGACGGCGTGTCCGGCAGAGTCGCCGCGAGGACCCTGAACGCGTCGGGCCAGTTGCCGCCGTCCAACCGGGGGACGAGGTCGGGTTCGCTCGGCAGGGCCGACTCTCTGAGGTCGCGCGTGAACGAGGCCACCGCCTCGACGGGCGATGCTCCCTTCGTGGCGGCCGAGAACAGGTACGGCACTCCGGCCCGGTCGCAGAACTCCTGGACGAGCCGCGACTTGCCCACCTGGCGACGCCCGCGCAAGGCGACCGCCGTCCCGGCCCCCGTGGCCGCGACCCGCTCCAGCCGCTTCCCCAGCAGCGCCAGCTCGGCCCTCCGACCGATGAACACCGCGCCTCCGATGTAGCCGAATCTATGTAGCTTTAATCTACATAGATCGAGGCTACCAGGAAGCGATGAAACGTCGGAGGCGCCTGGTCGGCTTCCGCCATGACCGATGAGCGCTTCTGGGACGTGCGAGCGCCTGCTCCACGACATCGACCGAGCCGACGTCCACGAGGTGACGGACGGCTCCGACACCGGCTCGGGCATCTCCCGCGAGTCCTGCCGCAACCCTGACGGCCGGCCAGGCTGACGCGGCCCGCTTGTCAGCCGGCGGCGTGATACTGGCGGATGAGCCAGGCGTCCTCGTGCTGCTCGGCGACGACGGACAGCCGCACGTGGCGGTCCTCTCCGGTGGGGGCGGTGAACGTCACGTCGGCGAACCCGCTCACCAGGCGTCCGCTCAGACGGGTCTCGCCGAGCACGTCGACCCTGGCCGTCGTGCCTTCGGGGACGTCGGCGTAGTAGCCGACGATCTCGTCCCTGCCCCGGCGCAGGGACGGGGTGACGCCCTGGAAGAGCGCGTCCGGGCTGAAGAGCGAGGCCATGTCGGCGGGCCGGTGCCGCTCGAAGGCGCGCTGCCAGGCGCCCAGCAGCCCCGCGAGGACGCCGGTCGGGCCCGGTCGCCCGGTGTGCAGGACCTCGTGCTCCCACCGGTGCCGCGGCTGGCCGTGAAGGCGCCAGTAGTGCTCGGCGATGTCGTCGGGATCGAAGTCGGTGCCCGGCGCCACGGGTCCGTCGACGGTGACGCTGGCAGCATGCACTCCAGCCGCCCCGTACCGCTGGTCGAGGATCCGGACCAGGGTTCGGACCCCCGCCTTGCCCAGGGACAGGCTCGTGTACCGCCATTTCGGCTCGGGCATGCCTCCGGTGATGAGGATCGACCCGCTCCCGCGGCGCGCCATCTCCGGAGCCAGATGGGCGGCGGCGGTGTGCGCGCCCACGACGTTGACCCCCCAGGCCTCCAGGTGCGCGCGCGCCGGCAACTCCCCCGGCGCATCGGCCTGGACGATCGCGGCGTTGTAGACCACGACGTCGGGAAGCCCGAACTCGGCGACGGCCTGGTCCAGGGCGGCGCGCAGGGCGTCCTCGTCGGCGCAGTCGGCTGCGACGGTGAGGACGGGCACCCCGCTGGACTCGACGGCACGAGCCGCGGCTCGCAGCGTCTCGTCGCCGCGGGCCACGAGGGCGATCGGATACCCTTCCCGCGCGAACCTGCGCGCGACCGCCTGACCGATCCCCGGGCCCGCTCCGATGATCACTGCTCCGGACACTCTCCGCCTCCTTGAAATCCTTGATCGGAATTACTCTGCACGCTAAGGCGTCACATCCGTGTGAGGGTCAACCCAGGAGGAGAGCGGATGCGGATCGGTGAGCTCGCCGACGCGACAGGGGTCAGCCGGCGGCTGCTGCGCTACTACGAGGACCAGGGGCTGCTGCACCCGGCACGGCTGGCCAACGGCTACCGGGAGTACACCGACGCCGACGTCACCGCGGTGCGCCACATCCGGGCCCTGCTCACGGCCGGAGTTCCCACCACGACCATCGCCCAGCTCCTGCCCTGCGTCCACGACGAGGAGGGCCGGATGGTGCCGTCGTCCTGCCCGACCACGATCGCCAAGCTGCGGCAGGAGCACTCGCGCATCACCGGGGCGATCACCCGGCTCAGGACGGCCCAGCAGGCGCTCGACTCGATCCTCGCGACCGCCCTGCACCGCCTCGGCCCCGTGCCAGCGGACCCCGCACCGCCGCGGGCGTAGGCGGGCATCCGATGCGCCTCACCGTGATCGCGGCCCTCGCCGTCACCGCCATGGCCGCCGCCGGCTGCGCGGACGCCACGGCCGAGGCGAACGCCGTGGACGACGCGCGCGACAAGGCCATGCAGGCGGGCAACGCCATGTACGGCACCCGGCTCGTCAAGGCGGACGACCTCGGCCACCACATCGCGGACCTCAAGGGCGTCAAGGTCCTGAAGGTGACGGGTACCGGGGCCGGTGATCCGGGCGGCGTCCGGGTGGTCGTGCGGGTCTCGGGCGTCGCGCAACGAAACGAGGGCCTGTTCCAGGGCCCCGGGCGGGTCACCGCAGACCGCTGTTTCGAGCTGGCCTTCGACGGCAGGCCTGGCGAGTGGGACACCGCCCCGCCGCCCACTCCCTGCCCCGACGGCGCTCCCCCGACCTTCGCTCCATGGCCCGAGGCACCGCCGATCTCCGTCCCGCGGATCGAGCGAGCCCTGCCCAAGGTGAACGCGCTTCCCTCGGGACGCGGCGTGGAGGAGAGAGACGTCCGCGCCGCGCTGGCGAAACTCGGCCTGCACCCCGCGATCAGAATCGAAACCGAGCCCCAGTCCGACTTCGCCGTAGGCGTGGCTCTGGTCTCCGGCGCCACGACGACGGGTAAGGGGCGCTGCGTCCTCGCCAGGGTCACCCCAGGCAAGACGAAGGCATGGGTCCCGTCCCAAGCCGAGGCCACGCAGGGCTGCAACCCCCACACCGCCCTGGGCACCGGCCGCTAGTGCAGTGACCCGTCCGAGGTACCTGTCGGGCGTCCGGTCGCGAACCAACGATGGGCGAACAGAAGGGCCCGGCTAGCGCCGGGCCCTTCTGGGAGGCTTCGGCTGGCGCCGAAGTCTTTGTGGCAGGTGACGGCCAGTGGCCGTTACCCGTGGCGGGGACAGGTGTCCCTTCGATAGGTCACGCGCCCCCTGTCGCCGGAGATCTCCAGGGCTTTGCCGTCCCAGCAGCCGGAGAGATCGATGTCGCCGCCGATGGTGCTGATGCGGAGGCTCTCGGGGTGGTCCGCCCCGATCTGCACGGCTCCTCCCTTGGTCCACGCCGTGAGGTCACCGCTGGTCCTCCCGACCTTGATGGGCCGGCCGTCGCGGCGCGTGGTCCTCACCTGGAACGAGGAGTACGAGGGAATCTCCTCGACCTCGATGCTCTTGGCGGCGTGCAGGTGTGCGACCCGGAGCGGGCCGGTCACGGTGATACGCCCCCACGTGTCCACGCGGACGTAGTCGGAGCCGCGCGGGACACGCGCGATGACCGCCGTGAGGTACCCGCCCCTCTTCCACAGGCGATCGCACCTGATGATGACGTGATCGTCGTTGGCGGGCTCCAGGATGGCCTGCTCTGCGATCCTCTTGAGGTTGACGCCCTCCAGGATGACCCGGATGTCCTTACGGTCCTCGGCGACGACGGTCACCGGAGCCGAACCGCCCACGATGATGGGACGGCGGTCGGGCCGCATGGTCATAAGGCGCTGACTGAGAAGACGACGCATGTCGTGCTCCTTGAGTGGTGTAGACGTTTCGGTTGCGTGACACACGCGCCTCATGCGCGGGTGTCACCCACCACCGTCCGTGGCACGGGACGATCGGCACACCCGGCGACCACGGCCCCGCCGCGGCAGGAAGCCGGTCAGCCGGGGTGACGGTCAGCGGGGGCGGGGCGGGTATTTGGCGATGAAGAGGCCCTCGGCGGTCACGCAGTCCTCGCCGCCGGCCTGGATCGCTCCAACCGTGCGGATCTTGCGGCCGTCCACGGAGACCTGGCGGGCGCTGATGGTGAGGGGCTCGAAGAGGGGGGTCAGGCGGTGGTAGCGCAGGGTCAGTTCCGCCGTCATGCCCGACTTGCCCGCCCATCCGTTCGCCACGCCGAGGGTGTGGTCCAGAAGGAGGGCGGAGATCCCGCCGTGGACGCTGGACGGCGGGCCCTGGTAGGGCAGGCCCAGCGTCGCGGTCGCCTCGATGGTGCGGGAGTCCGCGGCGGTGTATTCGAGCGGCGGGGCGATCGGGTTCTCGGGGCCGGTGACCGGGTCGTGGCGGGTGTTGCCGTCGCCGCGCCACATGTCGACCAGGCGGTCGCGCAGCGGCGGGGCCGCCGCCTCCAGGTCGTCGGCCACGGCGTTCAGGCGGTCGGCCACGTCGGACATGGCGGCACCCGAGAGGTCGCCGGAGCGGACCAGCGCGTCGACGACGCGGCGGGCCGCGGCGGCCGCCGCGTCCACGCCGGTCGCCTGGTGCTCGGCCTGGAGGTCGAGGGTCACGACGCCGCCTGCGGGTCGCGCGGCAGGCCGAGGAGGCGCTCGCCGATGATGTTCAGCTGGACGTCGGTGGTGCCGCCCGCGATCGACATGTTGCGGGAGTTCAGGAACATCCAGGTGGGGTCGCCCATCCCGCCCTCTCCCTCGCCGGAGAGGGCCTCGGGGCCGATCCAGTCGACGGCCGTCTCCCACACCTGCTGGATGTGCTCGACGCCGATCAGCTTGCCGATGCTGGACTCGGCGCCGGGCTGGCCTCCGGCGAGGGAGCGCAGGGCGGTGCGCAGGCCGAACAGGCTGCTCGACTGCGCGTCGCAGAGGATGCCGCCGAGCGTGGTGAGGCGCTCGTCGCCCGCGTCCGCCGCCAGCTTGAGCAGGGCCTCGCCGCCGCTGCCCAGGGACGAGTCGTTCGAGAGCGAGACGCGTTCGTTGGCGAGGGTCGTGCGGGCGAGTTTCCAGCCGTCGCCGGGCGCGGCGACGAGGAGGTCGTCGGGGACGAACACGCCGTCCAGGAACACCTCGTTGAACAGGGTGTCGCCGGTCAGCTCGCGCAGCGGCCGGATGTCGATGCCGGGCGACCTCATGTCGAGCAGGAAGTACGACAGGCCCCGGTGCTTCGGGACGGACGGGTCGGTGCGCGCGAGCAGGATGCCCCAGTCGGCCTCGCGGGCCATGGACGTCCAC
The sequence above is a segment of the Actinomadura coerulea genome. Coding sequences within it:
- a CDS encoding SDR family NAD(P)-dependent oxidoreductase, producing the protein MGSLSGKVAIVTGAGQGVGQGIALALASEGAAVAVLGRTRAKLDATCELVRARGAEAEAFECDVADTEAIPAVVGRVAEAFGGIDVLVNNAYSGAYGPLLEMSDRAFRKGFTTGPFAAFAFMKACHPHMKARGGGSIVNLVTSAMVRWDPSTFGAYAAAKQALRSLTRTAAAEWGPDGIRANSIAPHALSPGLKWWAETNPEEAEEFRKTIPLGYIGDCEDDIGRAVAALVQPAMRYLTGATIPLDGGQAHFG
- a CDS encoding class I adenylate-forming enzyme family protein — its product is MEIVRQLTGPGGEFELREEEVLGARIPVFANRARSLGEVLVRSASHGDRDYIVTADRRLSFAEHAAAVASMAKALRDDLGVRPGDRIAIDAANSPEWIVSFWAAIAAGAVAVGYNAWWAPREIEYALGHTDPKVVIADEKRAALISEDVLTMERDVPSLTRRYTGAVLEPPQVAEDDPAVILYTSGTSGRPKGAVHSHRNLTSVIEYHRFNDALMRAFGDPVDPASRRYLLALPLFHIACLHNLAVPRLATGTAVIMHEGGFDVDRVLALIERERVTNWGAVPTMANRMIEHGDLSKYDVSSLTAFSLATAPSSPAFKERLRAVFPPAKGGLVDSYGLTESCTGVSTATPADLEESPGTLGRPSVGVQLEIRDPANKALPDGVEGEVCVRSAYNMVGYWRDPEATARAFDADRWLHTGDIGMMEQGRLRLTTRRSDLIIRGGENVYPAEIENVLAEYPGLRECIVIGVPHPDLGQEVAAVAVFAGAPPAAEELADFARERLAYFKVPSRWHVTTDPLPRNATGKVLRKQVETDVL
- a CDS encoding AAA family ATPase — translated: MFIGRRAELALLGKRLERVAATGAGTAVALRGRRQVGKSRLVQEFCDRAGVPYLFSAATKGASPVEAVASFTRDLRESALPSEPDLVPRLDGGNWPDAFRVLAATLPDTPSIVVLDELPWLAEQDPVFDGALQTAWDRLLSSKPVLLLLLGSDLHMMERLTAYDRPFYGRADNLVLGPLNPADVGQALGLGAADAIDAHLVSGGLPGIVRTWPHATPALDFMRDECADPAAALFGVPEASLLAEFPNPDTARRVLEAIGSGDRTHADIAAAAGGRGEALPSGTLSPLLRRLTREKRVLAEEHPLSAKSGRPALYRIADSNLRLYLAVLRAAHEQARRGRPEAGFRLIERRWTSWRGRAVEPLVRQALELSDLPWPDLGAVGGWWNRRFDPEVDLVGADRAPVANRIHFAGSIKWLNGPFDDRDLADLRRAANEIPGLDPAVAGLVVVSLSGTDFTGDVALSWDPDDVVGAWRQ
- a CDS encoding SDR family NAD(P)-dependent oxidoreductase; the encoded protein is MSGAVIIGAGPGIGQAVARRFAREGYPIALVARGDETLRAAARAVESSGVPVLTVAADCADEDALRAALDQAVAEFGLPDVVVYNAAIVQADAPGELPARAHLEAWGVNVVGAHTAAAHLAPEMARRGSGSILITGGMPEPKWRYTSLSLGKAGVRTLVRILDQRYGAAGVHAASVTVDGPVAPGTDFDPDDIAEHYWRLHGQPRHRWEHEVLHTGRPGPTGVLAGLLGAWQRAFERHRPADMASLFSPDALFQGVTPSLRRGRDEIVGYYADVPEGTTARVDVLGETRLSGRLVSGFADVTFTAPTGEDRHVRLSVVAEQHEDAWLIRQYHAAG
- a CDS encoding MerR family transcriptional regulator is translated as MRIGELADATGVSRRLLRYYEDQGLLHPARLANGYREYTDADVTAVRHIRALLTAGVPTTTIAQLLPCVHDEEGRMVPSSCPTTIAKLRQEHSRITGAITRLRTAQQALDSILATALHRLGPVPADPAPPRA
- a CDS encoding PaaI family thioesterase, which encodes MTLDLQAEHQATGVDAAAAAARRVVDALVRSGDLSGAAMSDVADRLNAVADDLEAAAPPLRDRLVDMWRGDGNTRHDPVTGPENPIAPPLEYTAADSRTIEATATLGLPYQGPPSSVHGGISALLLDHTLGVANGWAGKSGMTAELTLRYHRLTPLFEPLTISARQVSVDGRKIRTVGAIQAGGEDCVTAEGLFIAKYPPRPR